From one Lolium rigidum isolate FL_2022 chromosome 4, APGP_CSIRO_Lrig_0.1, whole genome shotgun sequence genomic stretch:
- the LOC124708248 gene encoding probable calcium-binding protein CML18 has product MPMAELEQVFRRYDANGDGKISADELASVLCALGAPPGPGEVQSMMDEMDADRDGFVDLREFAAFHCQAAAGATGGGADARKEQEAASEAELKEAFRMYDADHNGLISARELHRVLRQLGDKCSVADCSRMIRSVDADGDGCVNFEEFKKMMGGGS; this is encoded by the coding sequence ATGCCCATGGCGGAGTTGGAGCAGGTCTTCCGCCGCTACGACGCCAACGGCGACGGCAAGATCTCCGCCGACGAGCTCGCCTCCGTGCTCTGCGCGCTCGGCGCGCCGCCGGGCCCCGGCGAGGTGCAGAGCATGATGGACGAGATGGACGCCGACAGGGACGGCTTCGTCGACCTCCGCGAGTTCGCCGCCTTCCACTGccaggccgccgccggcgccaccggCGGAGGCGCGGACGCCAGGAAGGAGCAGGAGGCCGCGTCCGAGGCCGAGCTCAAGGAGGCCTTCCGGATGTACGACGCCGACCACAACGGCCTCATCTCCGCCAGGGAGCTCCACCGCGTGCTGCGCCAGCTCGGGGACAAGTGCTCCGTCGCCGACTGCTCACGCATGATCCGCTCCGTCGACGCTGACGGCGACGGATGCGTCAACTTCGAGGAGTTCAAGAAGATGATGGGCGGCGGCAGCTAG